From the genome of Ignavibacteriales bacterium, one region includes:
- a CDS encoding DUF1572 family protein, with product MLKESLLEIFERDLNKLKDEISLYKDETTLWIAQKEINNSAGNLCLHLLGNLNHFIGAVLGKTGYVRDRENEFTTKNISAKVLINYIDNAIEIVKHVLESLSTEDFDKDYPQQKHSKIVKTDFMLLHLLAHFNYHLGQINYHRRLIG from the coding sequence ATGTTAAAAGAATCACTCTTAGAAATTTTTGAGAGAGATCTTAATAAGTTGAAGGATGAGATCAGTTTATACAAAGATGAAACCACTTTATGGATCGCGCAAAAAGAAATTAACAATTCAGCAGGTAATTTATGTTTACACTTACTTGGTAACCTCAACCATTTTATTGGAGCTGTACTCGGCAAGACTGGTTACGTAAGAGATCGCGAAAATGAATTCACAACAAAAAATATATCCGCAAAAGTCTTAATAAACTATATTGATAATGCTATTGAAATTGTTAAACATGTTTTAGAAAGTTTATCCACAGAAGATTTTGATAAGGATTATCCTCAACAAAAGCACAGCAAAATAGTTAAAACAGATTTTATGCTGTTACACTTATTAGCTCATTTTAATTACCATCTTGGACAAATAAATTATCATAGAAGATTAATCGGATAG
- a CDS encoding NfeD family protein: MEFLESLNPLLKTFWFIAIPTSIIFLIQSVMTFTGMDSSEGIQADFDSNLDSGDAPFQLFSFRNLINFLLGFSWSGIAFFETISNKVFLFIAAIAVGSLFVLLFFLIIKQLMRLAEDNTFNINKSINKTAEVYINIPGEKKGKGKVQISVDGSVHEIDAVTEGEKISSGTIVKIVRIENNNLLVVEKL, translated from the coding sequence ATGGAATTTTTAGAATCCTTGAATCCCCTCTTAAAAACCTTTTGGTTTATAGCTATCCCAACTAGCATTATTTTTTTAATTCAAAGTGTAATGACGTTTACCGGAATGGATTCCTCTGAAGGAATTCAAGCGGATTTTGATAGTAATCTTGATAGCGGTGATGCTCCATTCCAGTTATTCTCTTTCAGAAATTTAATAAATTTTTTATTAGGCTTCAGCTGGTCCGGAATTGCATTCTTTGAAACTATCTCCAACAAAGTATTTCTATTTATTGCTGCAATAGCTGTTGGAAGTCTTTTTGTTTTATTATTCTTTCTAATAATAAAACAATTGATGAGGCTTGCGGAGGATAATACTTTTAACATAAATAAATCGATTAATAAAACCGCAGAAGTTTATATAAATATTCCAGGTGAGAAAAAGGGTAAGGGTAAAGTTCAAATTAGCGTTGATGGATCTGTACATGAAATTGATGCAGTAACTGAAGGTGAAAAAATTTCTTCAGGAACTATTGTTAAAATTGTACGGATTGAAAACAATAATTTATTAGTTGTAGAAAAATTATAA
- a CDS encoding TonB-dependent receptor, translating to MKLFALTIFILINFTLSAQTGSLSGKVTDKNGALPSVNVFILNTNLGAGADENGNYKITGIPAGEHEVRFSAIGHLTKVVDVIIHTNKTTELNVTLSEAVIEIESVQVTGMKVQQQNDTRTSVIDLNPRNAKILPGAAEDVLRTLQSLPGVLAPNDFSSQLVVRGSGPDQNLIIMDDVEVFNPYRLYGVVSMFNPDAVSDVNLMSGGFPAKYGDRLSAVLDVTNREGDNTKYLKGNINTSIVDANIVLEGKNPFNIKGSWLVNSRRTYYDLIIEPFVKSAGLVDDNTSFPNFYDFQTKLVFGPFNGHKILINGILSRDGVDVVSGKERNTPDSIGVYNISRNDIVSAAWHFAPTKNYLNKLIVSWYKNNGTTDFNSEILDPSLNRDDFKEAIPDTLKPYLLGFKFNGDFDYRKVTIDDKFTFLWNENVFEAGAGVDFMKTTMDFTFDLDPNLKAIFAANPQFRAALSDLKDIKIYNRYRAYAQNNFKVSEKLFINPGLRFDFYNLLGKGYIAPRLSFSYAIDEITTLRGVWGIYYQSPGYEKLRDQNVLFDLADVYTKPLDAEKAIHYVIGIERWLTNEWSLRFESYYKDFSDLIVQKKVNGTEFVTEIIPGRNPLYPSSWTRPVPIGGDSLTQIPINNSYGEAYGFEFFLSKRNVMNNSKLSGWISYALAYANRFEDGIKLPFRFDQTHTVNIVLNYDFNTWFNVGVRWQFGSGFPYSEPVGIKPRIILQDQNGDGVPETPVIATRKSFNDPNGEGEVVYDVDFGDKKLNARKPAYHRLDLRFNFITDFWNIDWVFYLDVINVYNRKNVVNYDYFITKDLTLGREQNNMFPILPTFGVSVKF from the coding sequence ATGAAATTATTCGCGTTAACAATTTTTATACTAATTAACTTTACTCTATCTGCTCAAACAGGAAGTTTGTCTGGAAAAGTGACTGATAAAAACGGTGCTTTGCCGTCTGTAAATGTATTTATCCTGAACACAAATCTTGGTGCGGGTGCCGATGAAAACGGTAATTACAAAATAACAGGTATTCCTGCAGGTGAACACGAAGTAAGATTTAGTGCAATCGGCCATCTAACAAAAGTTGTTGATGTAATAATTCATACAAATAAAACGACTGAACTTAATGTAACATTAAGTGAGGCTGTAATTGAAATAGAATCTGTTCAAGTAACGGGAATGAAAGTTCAACAGCAAAATGACACACGAACGAGTGTAATCGATCTAAATCCTAGAAACGCAAAAATATTGCCAGGCGCTGCGGAAGATGTGTTACGCACACTTCAATCATTGCCCGGAGTTTTAGCTCCGAATGATTTTTCATCACAGCTTGTTGTGCGTGGCAGTGGGCCCGATCAGAACTTAATAATTATGGATGATGTGGAAGTGTTTAATCCATACAGACTTTATGGTGTTGTAAGTATGTTTAATCCGGATGCCGTTTCTGATGTAAATTTAATGTCCGGTGGATTTCCTGCAAAGTATGGTGATAGATTATCCGCGGTTTTAGATGTAACAAATCGTGAGGGGGATAATACAAAATATCTTAAAGGAAATATCAATACTTCAATTGTTGATGCAAATATTGTGCTTGAAGGAAAAAACCCTTTTAATATTAAAGGAAGTTGGTTAGTTAACTCACGCAGAACTTATTATGATCTTATTATTGAACCATTTGTAAAAAGCGCAGGCTTGGTTGATGATAATACATCGTTTCCAAACTTTTATGATTTTCAAACCAAACTTGTCTTCGGTCCCTTTAATGGTCACAAAATTTTAATTAACGGAATTTTATCTCGTGACGGTGTTGATGTTGTAAGTGGTAAAGAACGCAACACTCCAGATAGCATTGGTGTTTACAACATTTCAAGAAATGATATTGTTTCAGCGGCATGGCATTTTGCTCCAACAAAAAATTACTTAAACAAACTCATAGTTTCTTGGTACAAAAATAACGGTACAACTGATTTCAATTCAGAAATTCTAGATCCATCTTTAAACAGAGATGATTTTAAAGAAGCTATTCCCGATACGTTAAAGCCTTATTTATTGGGTTTTAAGTTCAATGGTGATTTTGATTATCGTAAAGTTACTATTGATGATAAGTTTACTTTTTTGTGGAATGAAAATGTTTTTGAAGCAGGTGCCGGTGTGGATTTTATGAAGACCACAATGGATTTCACTTTTGATCTTGATCCAAACTTAAAAGCTATCTTTGCAGCTAATCCACAGTTTCGTGCGGCGCTAAGTGATTTAAAGGATATAAAGATTTACAATCGTTACAGAGCATATGCACAAAATAATTTTAAAGTATCAGAAAAACTTTTTATTAATCCAGGTTTAAGATTTGATTTTTACAATTTACTAGGTAAAGGTTACATAGCACCAAGACTTTCTTTTTCCTATGCTATAGATGAAATTACAACTTTGCGAGGTGTATGGGGTATTTATTATCAATCACCCGGCTACGAGAAACTTCGTGATCAAAATGTACTTTTCGATCTGGCTGATGTTTACACAAAACCACTCGACGCAGAAAAGGCGATTCATTATGTTATCGGAATTGAAAGATGGTTAACTAATGAGTGGAGTTTGCGCTTTGAGTCTTACTATAAAGATTTTAGCGATTTAATTGTGCAAAAAAAAGTTAATGGGACAGAATTTGTAACTGAAATTATACCCGGCAGAAATCCACTCTATCCTTCTAGCTGGACAAGACCTGTTCCAATTGGTGGTGATTCACTTACTCAAATTCCAATTAACAATTCTTACGGTGAGGCTTATGGATTTGAATTTTTCTTATCTAAAAGAAATGTTATGAACAACAGCAAATTAAGCGGTTGGATTTCTTACGCACTCGCTTATGCAAACCGATTTGAAGATGGAATAAAATTACCTTTCCGCTTTGATCAGACACATACTGTTAACATTGTTTTAAATTATGATTTTAATACCTGGTTTAATGTTGGAGTACGTTGGCAATTTGGTTCGGGATTTCCGTATAGTGAACCTGTTGGTATTAAACCACGAATAATTTTGCAAGATCAAAATGGTGATGGAGTTCCCGAAACTCCCGTAATTGCAACCCGAAAAAGTTTTAATGATCCAAATGGTGAAGGTGAAGTAGTGTATGATGTTGATTTTGGAGATAAGAAATTAAATGCCCGCAAACCTGCATATCATAGGCTTGATTTAAGATTTAATTTTATCACTGATTTTTGGAATATTGATTGGGTGTTTTACCTTGATGTTATAAATGTTTACAATAGAAAAAATGTTGTTAACTACGATTATTTTATTACGAAAGATTTAACACTTGGGAGGGAACAAAATAATATGTTTCCAATTCTGCCAACCTTTGGTGTAAGTGTTAAATTTTAG
- a CDS encoding flotillin family protein: MINPLILIVVAVIVVFVTISALVSRYKRCPSDKILVVYGKTGGTSAKCIHGGGAFIWPVVQDYAYLDLKPISIEANLTNALSRQNIRVDVPCRFTIAISTEPDTMGNAAERLLGLKPDQIQELSKDILFGQLRLVIATMTIEEINSDRDKFLEAISKNVDTELKKIGLKLINVNVTDIKDESGYIEALGKEAAAKAINEAKISVAEQEKIGETGKAAADRERDTQIAETHRDRDVKIANTQKDREVSIAVAGKDESIGKAEADKETRVKTAEANAIAVKGENESKVEIANSESARRQREAEALKLAISSEKVQQAMALQESYVAEQKAETARSERERSTQVANVIIPAEIAKQRAIIEAQAEAEKIRLKAKGEADAIFVKMEAEAKGLFEILTKQADGYGQVVKAAGGDSTNAFQLLLLEKLPELVKTQVEAIKNLKIDKITVWDSGIGTENNGNTTTANFVSGLMKSVPPLNDLFNMAGLNLPSYLKGDENKKDDSKSDKK, encoded by the coding sequence ATGATAAATCCATTAATTCTTATCGTTGTAGCAGTAATAGTTGTTTTTGTTACTATCTCGGCACTTGTATCAAGGTATAAAAGATGTCCCTCTGATAAAATACTTGTTGTATATGGTAAAACTGGAGGAACTTCAGCTAAATGTATTCATGGCGGCGGTGCATTTATCTGGCCGGTTGTACAGGATTATGCTTACCTTGATTTAAAACCTATATCCATTGAAGCTAATCTTACAAATGCTCTAAGTCGACAAAATATTCGTGTTGATGTTCCCTGCCGATTCACGATTGCAATATCAACTGAACCTGATACTATGGGAAATGCGGCAGAAAGATTGTTGGGATTAAAACCTGATCAAATACAAGAGTTATCAAAAGATATTTTGTTCGGACAATTACGTTTGGTAATTGCAACAATGACGATTGAAGAAATAAATTCTGATCGTGATAAATTCCTTGAAGCGATTTCTAAAAACGTAGATACCGAGTTAAAGAAAATCGGTTTAAAACTTATAAATGTAAACGTAACTGATATTAAAGATGAATCAGGTTACATTGAAGCGTTAGGAAAAGAAGCTGCAGCAAAAGCAATAAACGAAGCAAAAATAAGTGTAGCTGAACAAGAAAAAATTGGTGAAACCGGTAAAGCCGCTGCTGATAGAGAGCGAGATACACAAATTGCTGAAACACACAGAGATAGGGATGTTAAAATTGCTAACACTCAAAAAGATAGAGAAGTAAGCATTGCTGTTGCGGGTAAAGATGAATCGATTGGAAAAGCAGAAGCTGATAAAGAGACAAGGGTTAAAACCGCAGAAGCTAATGCTATTGCAGTTAAAGGGGAAAATGAATCAAAAGTTGAAATTGCAAATTCTGAATCAGCAAGAAGACAGAGAGAAGCAGAAGCGCTTAAACTTGCAATCTCATCCGAAAAAGTACAACAGGCAATGGCTTTGCAAGAATCTTATGTCGCTGAACAAAAAGCTGAAACCGCAAGATCTGAAAGAGAAAGATCTACACAGGTTGCTAACGTTATAATACCAGCAGAAATTGCTAAACAGCGAGCCATAATAGAAGCCCAAGCAGAAGCAGAGAAAATTAGATTGAAAGCTAAAGGAGAGGCAGATGCAATTTTTGTAAAGATGGAAGCAGAAGCTAAAGGTTTATTCGAAATTCTAACCAAGCAGGCTGATGGCTATGGCCAAGTAGTAAAAGCTGCTGGTGGTGATTCTACAAATGCTTTCCAATTGCTATTACTTGAAAAATTACCTGAATTAGTTAAAACTCAAGTAGAAGCAATTAAGAATCTTAAAATTGATAAAATTACTGTTTGGGATTCTGGGATTGGAACAGAAAATAATGGCAACACAACCACTGCAAATTTTGTTTCTGGATTAATGAAATCAGTACCTCCGTTAAATGATCTGTTTAATATGGCAGGTTTAAACTTACCTTCTTATCTTAAAGGTGATGAGAACAAAAAAGATGATTCTAAAAGTGATAAAAAATAA